The genome window TTGACATTCATCAGAAGCCTGGCAGTGATTTGATTTGAAGAAAAGATTGTGACTACTCTTTCAGCTCATTACGATCCTGACAAAGTAAATGATATTTCATTCACAACACTGAGCACAGTCGTTTCTGCTTGTAAAGTTCTATGGACACAAGTTTATTCGTGAAATCCAGAGGAAAGACAGTAGCTTCGTCCCAAGGGGCAAATGACACGCTTTTAGGTGCAACTTCTGTTAAGCAAGTTGGGGAAGTTGAAACAAAGGAACGGATTTTCGATTCTTTAAAAATGTCTTCTTGGAATAAATCAGCCCCAATTGTCACGTATATCTGTACTTTAACAAGTTTCGCTGAGGTTTTACCAGCAGTAATTGCAGACTGCAGTCTTCCTTctttccctgagagggttgagtgaAAGAATTACTGTGTGAAAATAGCTCACATTAGACCAGAGTGTACTGGGGTGGGCTGTTTCTCTTTTGTTGAATTTATGAAATTGACCTAAAGCTGACAAGTAGGTCATTGGGAAAACACATGCCAGGACTGTAACCAAGTTAAACCAAACTTACTGAAACCATGGCAAAACGTGTCTTGCAACTATTGGGACTCAACAGATTTgcaagggggaaaaaaatcacctACATTTCATTTCAATATTTTACCGCAATTGCCCACAAAAGCTTACTTTTGAAGGAAGAAATGAAAGCTTGGAGCTGgatggtggggagtggggtggagagtcAGGGGAACTGCCTGTCACTTCACTTACAAAAAGCTGATTGGTGAATAAAGGCTGCAATTGACACTTGCAGGGAGTGCAATGGGGGACGGTCAGAGGCTGATTGGTTGGTTTGCGAGCCTCATCGGCTGTGATGAAGTCAGAAAGCTGCACATTCCGAGCAGTGCAAACTTGTGGTTAGAAGCTGGATGCTGACATTCGGACAGCAAGCTTCAGAATCAACACTCCTTTTACACATTATGTGCACAGAGGATTGGAAGGTGAATTAAAAAAGAGAGTGAGCCTGGCTAGCCTGGATAATGAAAAAGCAGAGACAGGTACTGATATCTTCGAGGCGTTCCTGTTTCTGAAGCATAAAACCAAACACTTACTGCTGTTTTCGATTGAAGCTGTTTCTCAGAGAGAAGCTTAAAAGCCCAGCAGTGCAAAGCAGAAAAAAGTAACCTTGCCACTTGCATACAAGACTGTCCAACATCAAAGAAACCaaaggaaaatgggagagagaggtATTTCAAGCAAGAGTTGCTGGAACTTTTACACTCTGTTTCTCCCACTGAGCATGGGACTCTTTGCCTGCTGCACTGCGATGGGAGAGGAGGAACCCAGTTGGCAAGCAGACAGCCGCTTTTACATCAAGCCACCGCACTGCGTGGATATTCCTTTTGCCCTAAGACTTTGCAACAACGTCGGTTATCACAAGATGAGCCTGCCCAACTTGCTGGACCATGAGACCATGGAGGAGGTCCAGCAACAGGCCAGCAGCTGGGTGCCGCTACTGAACAAGAACTGCCACCCCAACACCCAGCTGTTCCTGTGCTCGCTGTATGCTCCCATCTGCCTGGACAGACCTATCTACCCGTGCCGTTCACTCTGCACGGCAGTCCGAGATGCCTGCACACCTGTCATGGAGTTCTTTGGCTTCCCGTGGCCGGACATGTTAAAGTGTGACAAGTTTCCACTTGACAATGACTTGTGCATCGTCTTCCCAAACCCGAATGCCACTCTGTCGACCAACTCGCAAGGTAATATCTGGTCTTTTCGCTGTCCTCTAAAGTATGAAACCTTCGATAAAAATGCAGTTAGAAACTCCTTGATGGTTGAATTACTTGCCTAGACTTAAAACGAAGGGGTTAATTTTACTGACAGCGCAGGAATAACCCTCGCGGTCTGCCTTTTCTCATTGGTGACCTTTATGTACGAAAGCTTAACTTGTACTATATTCTTCTTTGTCTTTAGGCGGGTGTTCACCTATTTAAAATAAACAAGTTAAAGGCCACTTAAAAATAGAGTGTAGAGAAGTATATCAAGGTGACGTTAAGGACTCAGGACGAGACCAGGCGCAACCACTACAGTTAGCACCTTTTTCAATGAGCGGTAACACAAGAGGTGCAGTGACTATTTAATCTGCAGAACAGTTTGACAAAGAAAATATCTTTTTTTTTTGAGAGTGGGattggggacggagggggaggcagagagaaacaATGATACTTGTCCCACTTGGTCATGGTTAACGGGTTGTCCCTGATCTGCGTGTGGACTTTCCGATTTGCCTTTACCTTTTAAAGTGTCCATGTTTACTTAAGACAATCTGCTTGTGAGAGAAGACACATTTTGTGTCTCGACTTCAGGCAATTAGAACGGCTCATCGTTTTTGATGGGTAGGCGACAAGGTATGCCAAAGACAAGAGTTGTACATCCGCCCTGCAAGATTTTTCCAGCCTCTCAGTTCTGAAGGAAACTTTAACCCTTCAGTTGCCTCAAAGTAGTCCCTATGTGGGTCTCTGCTTCCAAGCACAACTTATTTCAGCTCTGGAGCAGAAACTAACCACGAACTCTCTTTCCCTCCTCCTAGTTTTAAGGGACAGTTGTTTGTCAAATTGATCTTCCCTACCCTCTGGTAAATTGGTAGTGAAAATGGTTAAATCAGTTAACATGTATCTGGAAGTGATTTCAAGGTAACCATCGAATCGATATTAAGATATTGAGCAATATATTATCATCATTTGAAGCCTTTGATTATATTCATGCTGTAGGACTTCTCCATCTTACTAGCTTCACATTTTGCGATGTGTATATGATTTTTATTTTTCTGTGTAAGTTATTTTTGTATTTGTGTTGTAAAGGTAGAACATAACTATCAGTTCTACTCTGTTACATCGAAGTAGGATTATATTTACATTGCTGGATAATCAGCATCATTACAGAATCTTTACATAccaacaaacgaattaggagcaggaatagaccactcggcccctcgaacctgctctgccattcagtaggttcatggctgaactgatgactcgacatttccacctacccaccacaaccttccacccccttgctgatcaagaatttatctacctccgccttaaaaatattcaaagactctgctttcacagcCTTTTAAGGagaagaattccaaaggttcacgacCCACagagagagaaaatttctcctcatctctgtcttaaaaaggcaacccattatttttaaacagtgacactggttctagattctgccacaaggggaaacatcctttccacatccaccctgtcaagacccctcaggatcttacatgtttcaatcaagtcgcctcttactctaaactccagcggatacaagcccagcctgtccaatctttcttcataagacagcctgtccattccaggcattagtctagtaaaccttctctgtactgcctccaatgcatttacatctttccttaaatgaggagacctgtactgtacacagtactccagatgtagtctcaccaatgccctatatagctgaagcataatctccctacttttgtattcaattcccctcacgataaacgataacattctattagctttcctaattacgtgctgtacctgcatactaaccttttgcaatttatgcactaggacaccagatcactttgcatctcggagctctgcaatctcaccatttagataatatgcttcttgtttattcttcctgccaaaatggtctCTTTCCCACTTTCTGACATTATACTCCAttcgccaggtctttgcccactcacttaacctacatatatccctttgtagccctcttatgtccttttccaagttactttcctacctatctttgtgtcatcagcaaatttagcaaccataccttttggtctcttcatctaaatcatttatataaattgtaaaaagttgaggttccAGCACAGATCCCGATGGCACAACACTCACctgatcttgccaaccagaaaataacccatttatgcctaccctctgtttcctgttggcaagccaatcttctatccatgccaatctgttaccccctacaccatgagcttttattttctgcagtaacctttgatgtggcaccttatcaaatgccttctggaaatctaactgcaacacatccacagcacatgtaactccctcaaagaactccaataaattggttaaacatgatttccctttcaaaaaaccatgttgactctgcctggttaccttgaatttttctcaatGCCCTGCTATACTATCTTTAagaatagcttttaacattttccctaagacagatgttaagctaactggcctgcagtttcctgctttgtctccctctctttttcaataaaggagttacatttgctattttccaatctaggaattttgggaaattaaaactaatgcatcaactttctcattagccacttcttctaacaccctaggatgaagtccatcaggatccagggacttgtcagaccgcagcttcaacaatttgtttagtaccacttccctggtgattgtaattttcttgagtccctcccctccttccatttcctgacctacagctaat of Heterodontus francisci isolate sHetFra1 chromosome 47, sHetFra1.hap1, whole genome shotgun sequence contains these proteins:
- the LOC137357272 gene encoding secreted frizzled-related protein 1-like isoform X1, which codes for MGERGISSKSCWNFYTLFLPLSMGLFACCTAMGEEEPSWQADSRFYIKPPHCVDIPFALRLCNNVGYHKMSLPNLLDHETMEEVQQQASSWVPLLNKNCHPNTQLFLCSLYAPICLDRPIYPCRSLCTAVRDACTPVMEFFGFPWPDMLKCDKFPLDNDLCIVFPNPNATLSTNSQAASEVCPPCDNEMNTDIILDHLCASEFALKMKIKEVKKENGDRKIIPQKKKKPLKLGPLKKKDLKKLTLYIKNGADCPCHQLDNLNSNFLIMGRKVNKQNLLTVIHRWDKKSKEVKKAVKKMKTHVCPTFQGVFK
- the LOC137357272 gene encoding secreted frizzled-related protein 1-like isoform X2, producing MGERGISSKSCWNFYTLFLPLSMGLFACCTAMGEEEPSWQADSRFYIKPPHCVDIPFALRLCNNVGYHKMSLPNLLDHETMEEVQQQASSWVPLLNKNCHPNTQLFLCSLYAPICLDRPIYPCRSLCTAVRDACTPVMEFFGFPWPDMLKCDKFPLDNDLCIVFPNPNATLSTNSQASEVCPPCDNEMNTDIILDHLCASEFALKMKIKEVKKENGDRKIIPQKKKKPLKLGPLKKKDLKKLTLYIKNGADCPCHQLDNLNSNFLIMGRKVNKQNLLTVIHRWDKKSKEVKKAVKKMKTHVCPTFQGVFK